In one Gemmatimonadota bacterium genomic region, the following are encoded:
- a CDS encoding deoxyhypusine synthase family protein, with the protein MTDKPSTSPITAFVREHFRHFNAATVIDAADAYSKHLDSGGKMLVTLAGAMSTAEIGRSLADMIRQDKVHAISCTGANLEEDIFNLVAHDYYERVPHYRDLTPADEHALLSRHMNRVTDTCIPEMEAMRRIESVVLEEWVAADQKKERFFPHEFMYKILRSGKLKGEYQIGPKNSWMLAAMEKNLPMFVPGWEDSTLGNMYSGHVITGDVKNVHTVRTGIEYMIDLADFYTKLTKSTSLGFFQIGGGIAGDFPICVVPMLHQDLQRPEVPLWGYFCQISDSTTSYGSYSGAVPNEKITWGKLGIDTPKYIIESDASIVAPLMFAMIMGQ; encoded by the coding sequence ATGACCGACAAGCCTTCCACTTCACCGATCACTGCGTTCGTCCGCGAGCATTTCCGTCACTTCAATGCCGCGACGGTAATAGACGCCGCAGATGCGTACAGCAAGCATCTCGATAGCGGTGGCAAGATGCTCGTCACACTCGCTGGTGCGATGAGCACGGCCGAGATCGGAAGGTCGCTCGCCGACATGATCCGGCAGGACAAGGTACACGCGATCAGCTGCACGGGCGCGAACCTCGAAGAAGATATCTTCAACCTCGTGGCGCACGACTATTACGAGCGCGTTCCGCACTACCGCGATCTCACTCCGGCGGACGAGCACGCGCTGCTCAGCCGCCACATGAATCGCGTCACCGATACGTGCATTCCCGAGATGGAGGCGATGCGCCGCATCGAGAGCGTGGTGCTGGAAGAGTGGGTCGCGGCGGATCAGAAGAAGGAACGCTTCTTCCCGCACGAATTCATGTACAAGATCCTTCGCAGCGGAAAGCTCAAAGGCGAATATCAGATCGGTCCGAAGAATTCGTGGATGCTGGCGGCGATGGAGAAGAACCTCCCGATGTTCGTTCCGGGCTGGGAAGACTCCACGCTCGGCAACATGTACTCCGGACACGTGATAACCGGCGACGTGAAGAACGTCCACACGGTTCGTACCGGCATCGAGTACATGATCGACCTCGCCGATTTCTATACCAAGCTCACGAAGTCCACATCGCTGGGATTCTTTCAGATCGGCGGAGGCATAGCCGGCGACTTTCCGATCTGCGTCGTTCCCATGCTGCACCAGGATCTGCAGCGGCCGGAAGTGCCGCTGTGGGGCTACTTCTGCCAGATCAGCGATTCGACTACAAGCTACGGATCCTATTCCGGCGCCGTCCCGAACGAGAAGATCACCTGGGGCAAGCTCGGCATCGACACACCCAAGTACATCATCGAGAGCGACGCATCCATCGTCGCCCCGCTGATGTTCGCGATGATCATGGGGCAGTAA
- a CDS encoding DUF423 domain-containing protein: protein MQPVARTFIALGSINAALAVILGAFGAHALKARLSPEMLSVYHTASQYHFYHALGMLLIGALASQFRTSGALQLSGFLMLAGIVLFSGSLYILAVTGVTWLGAVTPLGGVAFIAAWVVLAYAAMRATV, encoded by the coding sequence ATGCAACCTGTCGCGCGCACCTTCATCGCACTCGGTAGCATCAACGCCGCGCTAGCCGTAATCCTCGGCGCATTCGGAGCACATGCGCTCAAAGCGCGGCTCTCGCCGGAGATGTTGTCCGTGTATCACACAGCGTCGCAATATCATTTCTATCACGCGCTCGGCATGTTGCTCATTGGCGCGCTCGCAAGCCAGTTTCGGACTTCTGGAGCGCTGCAACTTTCGGGGTTCCTGATGCTCGCTGGCATCGTACTGTTTTCCGGCAGCCTCTACATCCTCGCGGTAACCGGCGTTACCTGGCTCGGCGCCGTCACACCGTTGGGCGGTGTGGCATTCATCGCCGCGTGGGTCGTGCTGGCCTACGCCGCGATGCGCGCGACCGTCTAG
- a CDS encoding GNAT family N-acetyltransferase, giving the protein MAYQIRHATRDDVAQLAQLRYDFRSNLSAPVEDEPDFVDRCRSWMMERLGDGRWYCWVAEDGDQLIGNVWIQLVEKIPTPTDEPEEHAYLTNFFVLEAARGQGIGSRMLSQVLEWSARRQVHAVFLWPTIRTRAMYERHGFLADGDAMQLLFAPRAQ; this is encoded by the coding sequence ATGGCTTACCAGATAAGGCATGCGACCCGCGACGACGTCGCACAGCTGGCCCAGCTTCGCTACGACTTTCGCTCCAATCTCTCGGCGCCCGTCGAAGATGAGCCGGATTTTGTCGACCGCTGCCGGTCGTGGATGATGGAGCGGCTGGGTGACGGTCGCTGGTATTGCTGGGTCGCTGAAGATGGCGACCAGCTGATCGGAAACGTCTGGATTCAGTTAGTAGAAAAGATCCCGACTCCGACCGACGAGCCGGAAGAACATGCGTATCTCACCAACTTCTTCGTACTGGAGGCCGCGCGTGGGCAGGGTATCGGGTCCCGCATGCTGTCCCAGGTTCTGGAGTGGAGCGCGCGAAGGCAGGTTCATGCCGTGTTTCTCTGGCCGACCATCCGCACGCGCGCGATGTACGAGAGGCATGGATTTCTGGCGGACGGCGACGCAATGCAGTTACTGTTTGCCCCGAGAGCGCAGTAG
- a CDS encoding DinB family protein has protein sequence MTTQVLSHPGADEYAPYYNTYIAPVAGTNALETLVTQLGALDPLRSLGDAQTLHRYAPDKWSVKEAVGHITDAERIFACRMLRIARGDKTPLPGFDQQPYVDAAHFDSLPIGTLVDSFRATRAATIALTKEIDGDAWLRTGTASGFTVSARALAYIITGHAAHHIGILRDRYGMPV, from the coding sequence ATGACGACTCAGGTACTCTCGCATCCCGGCGCCGACGAATACGCGCCCTACTACAACACCTACATAGCACCGGTCGCGGGCACGAACGCGCTCGAGACTCTCGTCACCCAGCTCGGAGCTCTGGATCCGCTCCGATCGCTCGGCGACGCGCAGACGCTGCACCGCTATGCGCCGGACAAGTGGAGCGTGAAGGAAGCTGTCGGCCACATCACGGACGCCGAGCGAATCTTCGCGTGCCGGATGCTCCGCATCGCGCGCGGCGATAAGACGCCGCTACCGGGCTTCGACCAGCAGCCATACGTCGATGCAGCGCATTTCGATAGTCTGCCGATCGGCACTCTCGTCGATTCGTTTCGCGCAACTCGCGCAGCAACGATCGCGCTCACAAAGGAGATCGACGGTGACGCTTGGCTGCGAACGGGGACAGCCAGCGGATTCACGGTGAGTGCGCGGGCGCTGGCGTACATCATCACCGGCCACGCCGCGCATCACATCGGAATACTGAGAGATCGTTACGGGATGCCGGTGTAG
- a CDS encoding trimeric intracellular cation channel family protein: MTLPAVLDFIGVSVFAVSGALAAGRKQLDLLGVVVLALVTAIGGGTIRDVLLDRSPIFWLANGSYILVIAASALLTVAYARWRRPPRSALLLADALGLALFSITGAQIAERTGLPPVSCVVLGTITGSAGGIVRDVLSAEIPLVLKRGNLYATAAIAGTATYVILEELSVPRPIPSFAGMAVIAGVRLAAILWGLQLPVFELDSSAEKR, translated from the coding sequence GTGACGCTACCTGCAGTACTCGACTTTATAGGCGTATCGGTGTTCGCTGTCAGCGGCGCGCTTGCCGCTGGGCGAAAGCAGCTCGATCTACTGGGCGTGGTGGTGCTCGCGCTCGTCACTGCGATCGGCGGCGGCACCATTCGCGACGTGCTGCTGGATCGCAGCCCGATCTTCTGGCTCGCCAACGGGTCGTACATTCTGGTGATCGCTGCATCGGCGTTGCTTACAGTCGCCTATGCGCGCTGGCGGCGGCCACCCCGGTCAGCACTTCTCCTCGCCGATGCGCTCGGACTCGCGCTGTTCAGTATTACCGGGGCACAGATCGCCGAGCGAACGGGGCTTCCGCCGGTGAGCTGCGTGGTGCTCGGCACGATAACCGGATCCGCTGGCGGAATTGTCCGCGACGTGCTGAGTGCCGAGATCCCGCTGGTGCTCAAGCGCGGAAACCTGTACGCGACCGCCGCGATCGCCGGCACGGCAACCTACGTCATACTCGAGGAACTGAGCGTCCCGCGCCCCATTCCGTCGTTCGCCGGAATGGCGGTGATCGCGGGGGTACGTCTAGCGGCAATCCTCTGGGGGCTGCAGCTTCCCGTGTTCGAGCTCGACTCTTCGGCGGAGAAGCGTTAG
- a CDS encoding alkaline phosphatase family protein: MPPSPSVIILLADGARPDVLGAALQSRELPALAQLADDGGFHTVTTAFPSVTGPAYTPFLTGQHPGSVGLPGLRWYDRAHSTCRWPSYARSYIGPQCRFLDGDLDEDAETMFELADSSIGALSVIRRGLPPSRQIGSGTAFVARTAITHFRGRVSGWLDIDRNVGDRFVQRVRDEGPEFAFAAFTGIDKASHAFGHDSPMVRDAMRVVDDVCGRIRADAERAGNWDSTHLWIVSDHGHSPVRTHEDLAGVTASLGFKVVAHPWTVRRGAQIAVAVSGNAMAHIYTGLTSRTRSFWPSLSSEWDCVADMLLSRQSVDVMLLPLSSTSCEVRTSDRGRAVVSWDGARYAYRPVTGDPLGIGECDDMSESDAFDATVGSFYPDSIVQIARISSCSRSGDMILSAAPDWDFRAHYEPIPHVSSHGALHREHMLVPLITNRPIHGPVRRTVDVMASACAVLGVTARKMEGLSFI, encoded by the coding sequence GTGCCCCCTTCTCCCTCTGTAATAATTCTGCTTGCCGACGGCGCACGCCCGGATGTACTGGGCGCGGCGCTGCAATCCCGCGAGCTTCCCGCGCTCGCACAACTTGCCGACGATGGTGGATTCCACACCGTCACTACCGCGTTCCCTTCGGTAACAGGGCCGGCGTATACTCCGTTCCTGACGGGGCAGCATCCCGGCTCCGTCGGCCTGCCGGGCCTCAGATGGTACGATCGCGCCCACTCGACGTGCAGATGGCCGAGCTATGCGCGCAGCTATATCGGGCCGCAGTGCCGCTTTCTGGACGGCGATCTGGATGAGGACGCCGAGACAATGTTCGAGCTTGCCGATTCGAGCATCGGCGCGCTGAGCGTCATTCGGCGCGGACTGCCACCGTCCAGGCAGATCGGGAGCGGCACCGCGTTCGTCGCGCGCACCGCGATCACACACTTTCGCGGCCGGGTTTCCGGCTGGCTGGACATCGATCGCAACGTTGGCGACAGATTCGTGCAACGCGTGCGCGATGAGGGACCGGAGTTCGCGTTTGCCGCGTTCACTGGAATAGACAAGGCGTCGCACGCGTTCGGCCACGACTCGCCGATGGTGCGCGATGCGATGCGGGTGGTGGACGACGTGTGCGGGCGAATTCGCGCGGACGCTGAGCGCGCCGGCAATTGGGATTCGACGCACCTGTGGATCGTGAGCGATCACGGACACTCACCCGTCAGGACACACGAGGATCTCGCGGGTGTTACGGCGTCGCTTGGTTTCAAGGTCGTAGCGCATCCGTGGACCGTGCGGCGTGGCGCGCAGATCGCGGTAGCCGTGAGTGGCAACGCAATGGCCCACATCTATACGGGGCTCACGAGCCGAACGCGGAGCTTCTGGCCGTCGCTCAGCAGCGAGTGGGATTGTGTTGCAGACATGCTGCTTAGCCGACAATCGGTGGACGTGATGCTGCTTCCGCTGTCGTCCACGTCGTGCGAGGTGCGCACGAGCGACCGGGGCCGTGCTGTCGTCTCATGGGACGGCGCGCGATACGCGTACCGCCCAGTAACGGGCGATCCCCTTGGAATCGGTGAGTGCGATGACATGAGCGAGAGCGACGCATTCGATGCAACGGTTGGTAGTTTCTATCCTGATTCGATCGTACAAATAGCGCGCATCTCGTCGTGCTCGCGAAGTGGCGACATGATACTGTCCGCGGCTCCGGATTGGGATTTCCGCGCGCACTACGAGCCGATTCCGCACGTATCCTCGCACGGCGCGTTGCACAGAGAGCACATGCTGGTGCCGCTCATTACGAATCGGCCAATTCATGGACCGGTGCGTCGCACCGTGGACGTCATGGCGTCGGCGTGCGCGGTGTTGGGGGTTACGGCGCGCAAGATGGAAGGGTTGTCGTTCATCTGA
- a CDS encoding LysE family translocator has product MIPPLHSLLLFMAAGLALNVTPGPDMLYVAARSTSEGRAAGIVSSLGIATGTLFHISAVALGLAALLAAVPIAYTAVRIGGAIYLMYLGVRAFATQSPVATREVARASLATIFRQGAITNILNPKVALFFLAFLPQFVDPARGSAAAQIVVLGLIFDTSGTAVNAIVALGASHAAERVRANSRSADVLRKITGVIFIGLGLRIALASRR; this is encoded by the coding sequence GTGATTCCTCCGCTGCATTCGCTGCTGCTCTTCATGGCGGCGGGCCTCGCTCTCAATGTGACACCTGGACCGGACATGCTTTACGTCGCGGCGCGCAGTACCAGCGAAGGGCGCGCCGCCGGCATCGTTTCGTCGCTCGGCATCGCGACAGGCACACTGTTTCACATTTCCGCGGTCGCACTCGGCCTTGCCGCCCTGCTCGCGGCGGTGCCGATCGCATATACGGCAGTGCGCATCGGCGGCGCGATCTACCTCATGTACCTGGGTGTGCGCGCATTCGCGACGCAGTCACCGGTCGCAACACGAGAGGTCGCGCGCGCATCTCTCGCGACGATCTTTCGTCAGGGTGCGATCACCAACATTCTGAATCCGAAGGTCGCGCTTTTCTTCCTCGCGTTCCTGCCGCAGTTCGTCGACCCCGCACGCGGAAGTGCGGCGGCCCAGATCGTCGTGCTCGGCCTGATCTTCGACACGTCCGGTACCGCGGTCAACGCGATCGTCGCGCTCGGCGCGAGTCATGCGGCGGAACGCGTGCGCGCCAACAGCAGGTCGGCCGATGTCCTGCGCAAGATCACGGGCGTGATATTCATCGGACTCGGACTTCGGATCGCGCTGGCAAGCCGGCGTTGA
- a CDS encoding TIGR00730 family Rossman fold protein — MAGRTPPSQVTPQRQSGATRKIDESIRDTPEYVSASSVTEDEKLLQAPRSAEEDYTKTDPWRVMRITAEFVEGMDALADVRRGVAIFGSARTAPDDPMYQAAEETGRLLAAAGFTVVTGAGPGVMEAANKGAKEGGGHSVGCNIELPFEQGANPYVDTLVNFRYFFVRKTMFVKYSNAFVIFPGGFGTLDEMFEAITLIQTGKIYQFPVILFGRAYWAGLVRWLQSKVLVERKISPTDLDLLILTDDPREVVATISQAYVAETRTVERRRIGPSHSVGK, encoded by the coding sequence ATGGCCGGGCGGACCCCTCCATCCCAGGTAACGCCGCAGCGTCAGTCCGGTGCCACGCGCAAGATCGACGAGTCGATCCGCGATACACCTGAGTACGTCTCGGCTTCAAGTGTAACCGAGGACGAGAAGCTGCTCCAGGCGCCACGCTCCGCGGAGGAGGACTATACCAAGACGGATCCGTGGCGCGTCATGCGTATCACCGCCGAGTTCGTCGAGGGGATGGATGCGCTCGCGGATGTCAGGCGCGGCGTCGCGATATTCGGTTCCGCGCGCACCGCGCCCGACGATCCGATGTACCAGGCGGCTGAAGAGACCGGCCGCCTGCTCGCCGCGGCCGGCTTCACGGTTGTGACCGGCGCGGGACCGGGCGTGATGGAAGCGGCGAACAAGGGCGCGAAGGAAGGCGGTGGACACTCGGTCGGCTGCAACATCGAGCTTCCATTCGAGCAGGGTGCGAACCCGTACGTCGACACGCTCGTGAACTTCCGCTACTTTTTTGTGCGCAAGACGATGTTCGTGAAGTACTCCAACGCGTTCGTCATCTTTCCCGGCGGATTCGGCACGCTCGACGAGATGTTCGAGGCGATAACGCTGATCCAGACCGGCAAGATCTATCAGTTTCCGGTCATTCTGTTCGGTCGCGCGTACTGGGCCGGACTCGTGCGTTGGCTTCAGTCGAAAGTACTGGTCGAGCGCAAGATCTCGCCCACGGATCTGGATCTGCTCATACTGACCGACGATCCGCGCGAAGTAGTGGCCACGATTTCGCAGGCGTATGTCGCCGAGACGCGCACGGTGGAGAGGCGTAGGATCGGCCCGTCCCACTCAGTGGGCAAGTAG
- a CDS encoding DEAD/DEAH box helicase, which yields MSFSSFKLDPNLLKGLKELGFVRPTPIQMDAIPPAMEGRDVLACAATGSGKTAAFLLPILHKLIERPRGTTRALIVTPTRELAAQIAEHLNEIAVHTPITSAAIFGGVGMSPQEHAFRSGVDVLVATPGRLLDHLRHPYAKLDRLEFLVLDEADRMLDMGFLPEIRKLLRLLPARRQTLFFSATMPPPIAALTREMLTNPAMLRIERNAAPPTGITQAVYPISQELKAPLFLALLNRGEMKQALVFTRTKHRANRLADFLVKNGVKADRIHGNRSQTQRTAALAGFKNGTYKVLVATDIAARGIDVEELGHVVNFDVPLVAEDYIHRVGRTGRADATGEAFTFVAPDEEGDLRTIEKAVGKRLPRVTVPDFDYDARPTQKLEVPRGERIAAIRAKKAEDRARAAAKAARRSTGGAGQSGPSGGRGRPSKPARPGVPGTNRPKAGSSPRRPGGDKGRAR from the coding sequence GTGTCATTTAGCAGTTTCAAGCTGGACCCCAATCTTCTCAAAGGCCTTAAGGAACTGGGCTTCGTTCGTCCGACGCCAATTCAGATGGACGCCATCCCGCCCGCGATGGAGGGGCGCGACGTGCTTGCGTGCGCCGCGACCGGAAGTGGAAAGACGGCGGCGTTCCTGCTTCCAATACTTCACAAGCTGATCGAGCGGCCGCGCGGAACTACGCGCGCACTCATCGTCACGCCCACACGCGAGCTTGCGGCGCAGATCGCGGAGCATCTCAATGAGATCGCCGTTCACACACCGATAACGAGCGCAGCAATATTTGGCGGCGTCGGCATGTCGCCGCAGGAACACGCATTCCGCAGCGGCGTGGACGTGCTCGTTGCAACGCCAGGGCGGCTGCTGGATCACCTGCGGCATCCGTACGCGAAGCTCGACCGGCTGGAGTTTCTGGTTCTGGACGAAGCCGATCGCATGCTGGACATGGGCTTCCTTCCGGAGATCCGGAAGCTTCTGCGCCTGCTTCCGGCGCGGCGCCAGACGCTCTTCTTCAGCGCGACGATGCCGCCTCCAATCGCGGCGCTCACGCGCGAGATGTTGACCAACCCCGCGATGCTCCGCATAGAGCGAAACGCGGCGCCGCCGACTGGAATCACGCAGGCCGTTTATCCCATTTCGCAGGAGCTCAAGGCTCCGCTGTTCCTCGCGCTGCTGAATCGCGGCGAGATGAAGCAGGCGCTCGTGTTCACGCGCACCAAGCATCGCGCCAACCGTCTCGCGGACTTTCTCGTGAAGAACGGCGTCAAGGCTGATCGCATTCATGGCAACCGGTCGCAGACTCAACGCACGGCGGCACTCGCCGGATTCAAGAACGGCACGTACAAAGTGCTCGTCGCGACGGACATCGCAGCACGCGGAATCGACGTCGAAGAGCTGGGTCACGTAGTCAATTTCGACGTGCCGTTGGTCGCGGAAGATTACATCCACAGAGTGGGCCGTACCGGGCGCGCGGATGCGACGGGTGAAGCATTCACCTTCGTGGCACCGGACGAGGAAGGCGATCTTCGCACGATCGAGAAGGCAGTGGGCAAGCGGCTGCCGCGCGTAACCGTACCGGATTTCGATTACGATGCGCGTCCCACGCAGAAGCTCGAGGTACCGCGCGGCGAGCGCATCGCGGCGATCCGCGCAAAGAAAGCCGAGGATCGTGCGCGCGCCGCTGCCAAGGCGGCGCGGCGGTCGACGGGCGGTGCCGGACAGTCCGGACCATCCGGCGGGCGGGGGAGGCCTTCCAAACCGGCGCGACCGGGAGTGCCTGGCACCAATCGGCCGAAAGCCGGAAGTTCTCCGCGGCGTCCCGGCGGCGACAAAGGGCGCGCACGGTAA
- a CDS encoding DinB family protein yields the protein MSIAGSVLPEFDQEMATTRTMLERVPETRAQWTPHIKSRTLGQLASHIGNLPRLGLIAMEADELDLNETGSGRSPEFDSTANLIRTFDENVRRARAAIESASDSDMMEPWTLRRAGRTVWTLPRAAVLRSFILSHMIHHRGQLSVYLRLNDVPLPSVYGPSADTKV from the coding sequence ATGTCGATTGCCGGAAGCGTGCTTCCAGAGTTCGATCAGGAGATGGCGACAACACGCACGATGCTCGAACGCGTGCCCGAGACTCGCGCGCAGTGGACACCGCACATCAAGTCACGGACTCTGGGCCAGCTCGCGTCGCACATCGGCAATCTGCCGCGGCTTGGGCTCATAGCGATGGAAGCGGACGAGCTGGACCTGAACGAGACGGGGAGCGGCAGAAGTCCGGAATTCGATTCCACGGCAAATCTGATTCGCACTTTCGACGAGAATGTACGGCGTGCCCGAGCAGCAATAGAGTCGGCTTCGGATTCCGACATGATGGAGCCGTGGACGCTCCGACGGGCCGGCCGGACCGTCTGGACCCTTCCCCGCGCCGCCGTTCTGAGATCGTTCATCCTGAGCCACATGATCCACCACCGTGGCCAGTTGAGCGTCTATCTCCGTCTCAACGACGTCCCCTTACCATCTGTTTACGGGCCTTCGGCCGATACAAAGGTATAA
- a CDS encoding SIMPL domain-containing protein (The SIMPL domain is named for its presence in mouse protein SIMPL (signalling molecule that associates with mouse pelle-like kinase). Bacterial member BP26, from Brucella, was shown to assemble into a channel-like structure, while YggE from E. coli has been associated with resistance to oxidative stress.), translating into MKMEQSTVPAILLALGVAIGGLLIGNGFARGRSADRFVTVKGVAERDVQADLAIWPLRVVAADNDLTVAHTKLQTSVQKIMQFLAAQKIDTTQATLANFQVSDAFTNQYGGSDRAPTRYVIHQTIVVRSNDPATVLAASQHVAELVNSGVVLSSGGEYGNGGPTFVFTGLNKLKPAMIGEATARAREAAAKFATDSRSELGGIRQASQGVFEILPRDQAQGITEESQVAKTVRVVSTVDYFLKN; encoded by the coding sequence ATGAAGATGGAGCAGTCGACAGTACCCGCCATCCTCCTGGCACTAGGAGTAGCGATCGGCGGCCTCCTGATAGGAAACGGTTTCGCGCGCGGTCGCTCCGCCGACCGGTTCGTGACCGTGAAGGGCGTCGCGGAGCGCGATGTCCAGGCCGACCTCGCCATCTGGCCATTGCGAGTGGTAGCCGCCGATAATGATCTGACCGTCGCGCATACCAAGCTCCAGACGAGCGTTCAGAAGATCATGCAGTTTCTCGCGGCACAGAAGATCGATACGACTCAGGCGACGCTCGCGAATTTCCAGGTTTCGGACGCATTCACCAATCAGTACGGTGGAAGCGATCGCGCGCCGACGCGCTACGTAATCCATCAAACGATCGTCGTGCGGTCGAACGATCCGGCGACGGTGCTTGCAGCGAGCCAGCATGTGGCGGAGCTGGTGAATTCTGGCGTGGTTCTGTCCTCGGGCGGCGAGTATGGAAACGGCGGCCCGACCTTCGTCTTCACCGGTCTCAACAAGCTCAAGCCGGCGATGATCGGCGAAGCCACAGCACGAGCCCGCGAAGCCGCCGCCAAGTTCGCCACCGACTCCAGGAGCGAGCTCGGCGGCATTCGTCAGGCTAGTCAGGGAGTGTTCGAAATCCTCCCGCGCGATCAGGCCCAGGGAATCACTGAAGAGAGCCAGGTCGCGAAGACGGTCCGCGTGGTTTCGACCGTGGATTATTTCCTGAAGAACTGA
- a CDS encoding NUDIX domain-containing protein — translation MSPQGRRPNLSAGLLLFRRGAGSAALEFFLAHPGGPFWANRDDGAWTIPKGGVEAGEAILDAARREFQEETGIAPEGPFIDLGSIRQRAGKIVHAWAFEGDADPDTIVSNSMTTEWPRGSGRMITFPEVDRCGWFDPAAARGRINAAQGELLTRLEQTLAAGDSAGRKSG, via the coding sequence ATGAGTCCACAGGGTCGCCGCCCCAACCTCAGTGCGGGACTACTTCTGTTTCGCCGCGGCGCAGGGTCGGCCGCGCTCGAATTCTTCCTGGCGCACCCGGGCGGTCCGTTCTGGGCAAACCGGGACGACGGCGCGTGGACGATCCCCAAGGGCGGCGTGGAAGCTGGCGAGGCAATCCTGGATGCTGCTCGCAGAGAATTTCAGGAAGAGACCGGCATCGCGCCTGAGGGCCCGTTCATCGATCTGGGCAGCATCCGGCAACGCGCGGGCAAGATCGTGCACGCATGGGCGTTCGAGGGGGACGCGGATCCCGACACGATTGTCAGTAACAGCATGACAACCGAATGGCCGCGCGGATCGGGTCGTATGATCACCTTTCCGGAGGTGGATCGTTGCGGCTGGTTCGATCCGGCAGCGGCGCGCGGGCGAATCAACGCTGCGCAGGGGGAGTTGCTGACTCGTCTGGAACAGACGCTCGCCGCGGGTGACAGTGCGGGACGGAAGTCCGGCTAG